The following proteins are co-located in the Phocoena phocoena chromosome 1, mPhoPho1.1, whole genome shotgun sequence genome:
- the ARTN gene encoding artemin, with protein MRLLRDGVGLSPQTRSTGSTSSRSLGSRPSLCPRPRALHLRRQGFLLPPEAPPRLSEQPALWPTLAALALLSSIAEGEASLGPAPSSPVPREGSAPAPAPPAGPLPGGRAAGLCGGRARRLPPPPPAPSPSPAAPRGPRAARAGGRGGRGSRGSRARAAGARGCRLRSQLVPVRALGLGHHSDELVRFRFCSGSCRRARSPHDLSLASLLGAGALRPPPGSRPVSQPCCRPTRYEAVSFMDVNSTWRTVDRLSATACGCLG; from the exons ATGAGGCTGCTGAGGGATGGAGTTGGGCTCAGCCCCCAGACACGGTCCACGGGCTCCACCAGCAGCAGGTCCCTCGGGTCCCGGCCCTCGCTGTGTCCCAGACCCAGAGCCCTGCACTTGCG GCGGCAG GGTTTCCTCCTACCCCCTGAGGCTCCACCTCGTCTCTCCGAGCAGCCTGCCCTGTGGCCTACCCTGGCCGCTCTGGCCCTGCTGAGCAGCATCGCCGAGGGCGAGGCCTCCCTGGGCCCCGCGCCCAGCAGCCCGGTCCCCCGAGAAGGCTCCGCGCCGGCCCCGGCGCCCCCCGCGGGTCCCCTGCCTG GGGGCCGCGCGGCCGGTCTGTGCGGCGGAAGAGCCCGGCGGctgccgcccccgccgcccgcgcCCTCGCCCTCGCCCGCTGCCCCCCGAGGGCCCCGCGCTGCGCGGGCTGGGGGCCGGGGCGGCCGCGGGAGCCGGGGGAGCCGCGCGCGGGCCGCGGGGGCGCGGGGCTGCCGCCTGCGCTCTCAGCTGGTGCCGGTGCGCGCGCTCGGCTTGGGCCACCACTCCGACGAGCTGGTGCGTTTCCGCTTCTGCAGCGGCTCCTGCCGCCGCGCGCGCTCCCCGCATGACCTCAGTCTGGCCAGCCTGCTGGGCGCCGGGGCCCTGCGGCCGCCCCCCGGCTCGCGGCCCGTCAGCCAGCCCTGCTGCCGACCCACGCGCTACGAGGCCGTCTCCTTCATGGACGTCAACAGCACCTGGAGGACCGTGGACCGCCTCTCGGCCACTGCCTGCGGCTGTCTGGGCTGA